TCTAATTCTTCAATTATTCCATCTCCAATATGTTTTAAATCCTCTTTCCCTACAAAATCCTCTATAATAACACCACCTATATCCACATCTCCTTCTACAAAATTTCCTCCTAAATCCCTAAGGATCTCCATTAATAGATTTTCTTCTTCTATATTTCCCTTAGATAGGCTAACTATTGGAATAGACAAAAAAATTACAATTCCCAACAATATCAAACATTTAAACTTTTTCATACCCTTCCCTCCAACTTAAAATTTTTAAAATTGTTTATCATATCAAGGAAGGGCATTATGATAAAAATGTAAAGGGGGACAAAACATTTTTATCATAAAAAAAGTACCCTTTCCTTATGATAAAAGTATTGCCAAGAAAGGGTACTTTTTATACCTTATTATTTAAATTTACCATCGTCAAATTTTTTTAAATTTGCCACTTCTAACCTATTTAGTGCTCGCTTTAAAGCTAATTCAGCCCTAGCTATATCTAAACCTTCAGGCATTTCTTTTAACCGCTTTTCTGCTCTTAATTTTGCTTCTTTAGCTCTTTCTACATCTATCTCTTCAGGCCATTCAGCAGCATCAGTAATAATAGTAGTTTCTTCCTTAGTTACACTTAAATACCCATTTGTAACTGCTGCAATTCTTTCTTTATCACCTTCAAGTATCCTAATTTTCCCAATGGCTAAAGGTGTAACAATTGGAGCTCTGTTTTTTAATACAGCCAAATCTCCTTCTATTCCCCGAACTATTACTCTATCCACTTCTCCAGAAAAAAATTCCCTATCAGGAGCTACTATCTTTAACATAAAACCCATGAATTATCCCTCCATCTTCTTAGCTTTTTCCAATACTTCATCGATGGTTCCTACCATAAAAAAGGCTTGCTCAGGGACATCATCATGTTTTCCTTCTAATATCTCTTTAAAACCTCTTACAGTTTCATTAATAGGTACATATCTCCCTTTCATTCCTGTAAATTGTTCTGCTACAAAGAATGGTTGAGATAAAAATCTTTGAATCTTCCTTGCTCTAGAAACTGTCAACTTATCTTCATCCGAAAGCTCATCTATTCCTAATATAGCTATTATATCCTGTAGGTCTTTATATCTTTGTAATACTTCTTGTACACCTCTAGCTACTTCATAATGCTCCTCACCTACTACTTCTGGATCTAAAATCCTTGAAGTTGAATCTAGTGGATCTACCGCTGGATATATACCTAGTTCAGCTATTTGCCTTGATAATACTGTAGTAGCATCTAAGTGTGCAAATGTAGTAGCTGGTGCTGGGTCTGTTAAGTCATCAGCAGGTACATATACAGCTTGCACTGAAGTTATGGAACCTTTCTTTGTAGAGGTAATCCTCTCTTGAAGTGCACCCATTTCTGTTGCCAATGTAGGCTGATAACCTACTGCTGAAGGCATCCTACCTAAAAGAGCCGAAACTTCTGAACCAGCTTGGGTAAATCTAAATATATTATCGATGAATAATAATACATCTTGCCCCTCTACATCTCTAAAATATTCTGCCATAGTAAGTCCTGTAAGTCCAACTCTCATTCTTGATCCTGGTGGCTCATTCATCTGCCCAAATACTAGAGTAGTTTTATCTATAACTCCTGATTCAATCATTTCGTAGTAAAGGTCATTCCCTTCTCTGGTTCTTTCTCCTACTCCTGCAAATACAGAAATACCACCGTGTTGAATTGCTATATTATTTATAAGCTCCATTATCAAAACAGTTTTACCTACTCCAGCTCCTCCAAATAATCCTATCTTTCCACCTTTTGAATAAGGTGCAATTAAATCTACTACTTTGATACCCGTTTCAAATATTTCTCTTGAAGTTTCTTGTTCTTCAAAAGATGGTGCAGGTCTGTGAATAGGTAATGTTTGTTTTGCTTTTACTTCTCCTTTTTCATCTATAGGTTCACCTAATACATTAAATAGTCTGCCCAAAGTCTCCTTTCCAACAGGTACTGTTATAGGTTTCCCTGTATCAACTGCTTCCATACCTCTTATAAGACCATCTGTAGTACCCATTGCTACACATCTAACGGTATTATCACCAATGTGTTGGGCTACTTCTACAACTAATCTTTCCCCATGATTATCTATTTCAATAGCATTTAATAGCTCTGGTAAATTTTCATCACTAAATCTAATATCCACTACGGGGCCTATTATCTGGACTATTTTTCCTATGTTCTTTTTCATATCTCCACTCCTTTCTCCATTATTTAAGAGCTTCAGCACCTGAAACTATCTCCGAAATTTCTGCAGTTATAGCTGCTTGACGAGCTCTATTATAGCTTAATTCTAGCTCTTCTATCATCTCTTCTGCATTATCCGTTGCTGATTCCATAGCTGTTCGCCTAGCTCCTTGTTGACTGCTAGATGATTCTATTAATGCCCCATATATTACAGATTCAATATATTTTGGAATCAAATAGTCTAATACTTCTTCTGGAGAAGGCTCAAACTCTATTACAGTTCCTTTTTTACTAACACCTTCTCTTATTGCTTCACTAGGAAGCAATTTCAATTTTTTTACCTTTTGTGAAATGGTAGTAATAAATTCAGTATAAACCATATATACTTCATCTATTTCTTCCTTTTCAAACATATCCATTACTATTTTACCTATATCCTGTGCGTGAGAAAAATCAGGCTCTTCTGTCATACCTACAAATTCACCTGCTATTTTATATCCTCTTCTTTTAAAATATTCTCTACCCTTTAATCCAACTGTTATTAGATAAATATTATCTTTTTTATTTCTAATATTTTCTTCTGCTTTCCTAATAACATTAGAATTGAATCCTCCTGCTAAACCTCTATCAGCAGTTATAACTATATATAAGGAATTTTTCACATCTCTTACATCTAAATAAGGATGCTTAATATTTCCTGTTTCTCTTAAAACCTGTTTTATATTATCATATATTGTATTATAATATGGTCTAGACTTTGCCATCTTTTCCCTTGCTTTTTTAAGCTTTGCTGAAGATACCAATTCCATAGCCTTAGTTATCTGCTTAGTGTTGGATATTCCTCGTATCCGTCTTTTAATATCCCGTGTTGTTTCAGCCAATTAATCCACCCCCAATTTTAGGGAATATTAAATACTCTTTTTAAATTCTTCAATAGCTTCTATTATTTTCTGTTCTGTCTCTTCTGTTAAATCCTTGGTTTCCTTTATAGATTCAACTATTTCAGGATAATTATTATCTACAAAGTTTAAAAAATCTCCTTCAAATTGGCTAATTTCATCTACTGGTATATCAGTTAAATATTTATTTAGTGCCACATATAGTATTATAACTTGATGTTCCACACTTACTGGTCTATATTGAGGTTGCTTTAATATCTCCATTATTCTTTCCCCTTGAGCTAACCTTTCCCTAGTATCTTTATCCAATTCTGAACCAAATTGAGCAAAAGCTGCTAAATCCCTATATTGGGCTAATTCCAATTTTAAACTTCCTGCTACTTTCTTCATAGCCTCAATTTGAGCAGCACCTCCAACCCTAGATACAGAAAGTCCAGTATTTATAGCTGGTCTTTGCCCTGCAAAAAATAGGTCAGTTTCTAAAAATATTTGCCCGTCAGTTATAGATATAACATTGGTTGGAATGTATGCTGAAATATCTCCTGCTAATGTTTCTACAATAGGAAGAGCTGTAATGCTTCCTCCTCCATATTTTTCATCTAATTTTGCTGACCTCTCCAATAATCTTGAGTGAAGATAGAATACATCCCCTGGATAAGCTTCTCTTCCAGGTGGTCGCCTTAACAACAAGGACATAGCTCTATAAGCTATAGCGTGTTTAGATAAATCATCATACACAATAAGTACATCCTTGCCTTGATCCATAAATTCTTCCCCCATGCTCACTCCAGCATAAGGCGCAATATATTGTAATGGTGCTAACTCACTAGCTGTAGCTGAAACTACAATTGTATAATCCATAGCACCTTCTTTTTCAAACACATCTACTATTTGAGCCACTGTAGATTGTTTTTGTCCAATGGCTACATATATACATATAACATCTTGATCCTTTTGATTTATTATAGTATCCACTGCTATAGCAGTTTTACCTGTTTGCCTATCTCCAATTATAAGTTCCCTTTGCCCACGACCTATAGGGAACATGGAGTCAATAGCTTTTATCCCAGTCTGTAAAGGTTGATCTACAGATTTCCTAGTAATAACCCCTGGAGCTATTCTTTCAATAGGTCTAAATTTTTTAGCATTTATAGGTCCTTTACCATCTATAGGTTGCCCTAAGGCATTTACTACTCTACCTATCATTACATCCCCAACAGGGACTTCTACTATCCTATCAGTTTTTTTAACTATATCTCCTTCTTTTATACCTTTATCAGGACCTAATAGCACACAACCTACATTATCTTCTTCTAAATTTAGTGCCATTCCATATACTTCTCCAGGAAATTCAATTAATTCTCCAGCCATACATCTTTCTAGTCCATGAACTCTTGCAATACCATCTCCTACTTGGATGACAGTACCTACATCTACCATATCAAGCTTTTTTTCGTATCTTTTTATCTGTTCTTTTATAACAGAACTAATTTCTTCTGGTCTTAACGCCATTTTATCACCCCAGCTTTCCTATAATGATACGTTCTTTATAACTTTTTCCATTGATTCTAACTGCCCTTTTATGGTTCCATCTATGATTTTGTTTTCTATTCTTAGTAGTACTCCTCCTATTATATCTTTATCTACAACATTTCTTAAGTTTATTGTTTTATTCATTTTGTTGCCAAGTATTACTTTTAATCTATCTTGTGCCTTTTTGTCCATAGGTACCGCTGTTATAGCAGTAACTTCTAAAATATTTTCATGTTCATTAAACAACTTTTTAAACTCATTAGATATACTCATAAAATAGCTTTCACGTCTTTTATCTATTATGACATATAAAAAGTTTATCATCTCTTGACATACCATTTTCCCAAATACATTTGATACAAAATCCTTTTTTTCATTCTTTGAAATTTTTGGATGGGATAATATATCTTGAATTTGTGGCTCCATATCCAATGTATGAACTATAATTTCAAGATCCTTTTTAAATTCATCCAATTTATTTAATTCCAAACCAGCTTCAAATAGAGCATAGGCATATCTATTACTTATTAATTTTGCCATTCTTTTGTACCTACCTCATCTACAAATTTGTTTATTAAATCCTGTTGTTTTGCCATATCTATATTCTCTTTTATTACTTTTGATGCAATTAAAACTGCCATATCTCCTGCCTTCATCTGTACATCCAAAATAGCTTTTTCTTTTTCTACTTGTATTTCCTTTTTTGCCTTCTCTATTATATTATTTGCTTCTTCTTTTGCTTCAATTATAATGCTTTCTCTAACTTCTTCTCCTCGTTTTCTGCCTTGCTCTATTATCTCTTGAGATTCCTTCTTAGCTTCTAGTATTTTAGTTTCATATTCTTTTTTTAAAGCTAATGCTTCTTCCTTAGAGGCTTTTGCATCATCTATATTTTTTTGTATATTTTCACGTCTTTTTTCCAATGCTTCTGAAACTGGTTTATATAATAATTTCCCAAGTATAAGTAATAGCACTAAGAATGCTAACAGGACTAAGATCATAGAAACGAAATCTGGTATGACTCTTACTTGTATATCCATTATGAAACCTCCTTTTCATAAGGCTTTTTTAAATTAGGAGCCCTGAGGGCCCCTTGGATGTAATTATAATCCTAGATTTAAATATGCTGTTAATAGTGGTCTAACAAATAGTAGTATTATAGCTATTATTAAGCCATATATACCAGTTGTCTCTGCTACTGCCTGACCTAAAAGCATAGTCCTAACAATATCAGCTTGTGCTTCTGGTTGTCTTCCTACTGCTTCTGCTCCTCTACCTGCTGCATGACCTTGCCCAATTCCAGGTCCTATACCTGCTATCATAGCAAGACCTGCTCCTATTGCTGAACATCCTAATATAAAAGCTTCACTAGTTATTCCTTGTAACATTTTATTTCCTCCTTCCAAATTTTAAAAGATTAATCTAAATTTCCACCTATAAACACCATGGTTAACATGGTGAATATAAAACTTTGTAATACACCTGAAAATATATCAAAATAAGCATGAGGTAGTGGTGCAACTAATGGTGCAAAAAATCCTACTGCATTATAAATTAATGTCATAAGTAGTGTTCCAGCCATTACATTTCCAAACAAACGGAAAGATAGAGATACAGGATTAGCTATTTCACCTATAACATTAAGTGGTGTTAAAAGAGCTATAGGTTCAGTAAATCCTTTTAAATACCCTACAAAACCATTGTTCTTAAGCCCAAAGAATTGGGTTAATGTAAATGTTATTAAAGCCAATGTAAGGGTTACACTATAATCTGATGTTGGTGGTGTAAAACCTATTAAACCAATTAAATTAGCAAATAACAAAAATGTCATGAGGGTAAATATATAGGGTCCAAAACTTTTTATATGCTTCTTACCCATAGTATCTTTAACTAAATTGTTTATAATCTCTACATACATCTCAATCACATTTAAGAAATTTGAAGGCTTTTCATCTACCTTTAATTTTTTCACTTTACTATTTACAATTAAAGCAAATATAAATAATACAATAACTATGAGCCATACATTTACAACAGTTTCTGGTATGACAAATGTTTTCCCAAACATATTTACTACAAACTCAATTGTCAAATTTTTCTCAACCTCCTTTCAAATTCCCATAATTAATATTATAACAAATTTCTTAAAAGTGATTAAGCATTATTTAAATTTATTTTTAAGTTGATCAACAACTGCCATAGACAAAATAACAATTTTTATCATAAAAAGCCCTAAAACTATTGTCAAAATACTTAAATAATCAGCCAATACACCTACAGTTAAAACTATTGCATATATAAGATATCTTATCATATATTGTTTTACTGAATATCCATATGCCTTTGATGGTTCCATAGTTACAGCTTTTTCTATAGATTTTTCCATAAGTTTAAAGGTTAGTATATTAACACTTACTCCAAATATATATCCTAATACAAAGGGCTCTGGATTCTTTATTCCAATAATTATTATTCCAATAATTATAAAACTTAGTATAATAGTTCGTTTTATTATAGTATCTACTATATTTTCGTCGTTAAACATCATCTCACTTCCTGTGATATTACTTTTTATCTATAAGCTTAAATAAATTTAAAAAACCAGCTCCTGCACCTATAAGTATAAATATCAATTTAAATATCATATCCTTATTAAGCTTCTTATCCAATAAATCACCTAAATAAACACCCAATAATATAGGAGCTATAATAGATAAACCTACTTGAGTTATAAAAACTAAATTTTTGTACATATTTTTGTTTTTCTTCTTGCTCAAATTAAACACTCCTACAATGTAATATAAATACAATAACATATTATAAAAACATACATAAATATAAATATATATAATAACATACAATATTGCAAATATTTTTTATGCCTGTTGCATTTTAAGCATAATTTTAATTTTATTTACTATACTTATAATTTTGGGATATTATATCTACAATTCTCTCTGATGCTTTCCCATCTCCATAGGGATTTACTGCATTAGCCATTTTATGGTATTCTTCTTCATTGGATAATAAAATATCTAATTCCCTATAAACATTATCATATTGAGTACCTACTAATTTTGCAGTACCTGCTTCTATTCCCTCAGGTCTTTCAGTCTCTTCCCTTATTACCAGTACTGGTTTTCCTAAGCTAGGGGCTTCCTCTTGAAGTCCTCCTGAATCTGTAACTACTAAATAGGATCTAGCCATTAGGTTTGTAAACGGTTCATAGTCCAAGGGTTCTATTATATGTACTCTCTCTTGATTATCAAATACTCTATGTGCTATATCTCTAACTTTAGGATTTAAATGAATGGGAAATATCAATTCCACATCAGAATATTTGTTAACTATATCCCTTACAGCAGAAAATATATCTTCCATAGGCTTTCCAATATTTTCCCTTCTATGGGAGGTTAAAAGTATCACCCTTTTATTTTTATAATCTATACTGTTTAATTTTGAATCTTTAAATTCATAGTCCTCTTTTACTACATAGTTAAGGGCATCTATAACAGTATTTCCTGTGATAAATATCCTATCATCAGGATAACCTTCCCTTAATAAATTTTGTCTATTGTTCTCTGTAGGTGCGAAATGAAAATCAGTTAGAACACCTGTAAGTCTTCTATTAGCTTCTTCAGGGTAGGGGGAATATAGATTTCCTGATCGAAGTCCTGCTTCCACATGCCCTATTTTTACCTTTTGATAAAAAGCTGCCAAAGCTCCAGAAAACACCGTAGTGGTATCTCCTTGAACCAGTAATACATCAGGATTTGTTTCTATTATTACCCTTTCTAATCCTTCCAATGCTCTTGTCGTTATTTCCGTTAAAGTTTGTCCTGGTTTAAATATATTTAAATCATAATCTGGCTCTATATCAAATATATTTAACACTTGATCTAACATCTCTCTGTGTTGAGCTGTTATACATATGATATTTTCAATCCCTTCAGTTTTCTCCATTACTTTTATTATAGGAGCCATCTTAATTCCTTCAGGTCTTGTCCCAAATACAGTCAATACTTTAATATTGCTCATCTTATTCCTCCTTTTTAGAATTATAAAGTCCCATTTTTCCTGCTAATAATATTGTTATAATAAACACTACTATGGACATTATAACAGCCCTTTTACTATTGGTCTTAGCTATTAATCCTGCACATATTCCAAATATGGCACTAATTCCATATAATATAAGCACAGTTTTTTTCTGAGAATATCCCATTTTAAGCAGTCTATGATGAAGATGCCCCTTGTCTGCTTCTGCTATTGATTTACCATTTAATAATCTTCTAAATATGGCAAAGGTAGTATCAAATATAGGAACTCCTAAAATTATAATAGGAACTACTACTGCAATGGTAGCTACCGATTTCATAACTCCTTCTATAGATAAACTTGCCAACATAAATCCTAAAAACAATGCCCCTGTATCACCCATAAATATACTAGCTGGGTTAAAATTATAAGGTAAAAATCCTAAACAACTGCCAGCTATTATGGAAGAAATTATCATTACCGGTACATAATTAAACTTTCCAGCTACAAACAAAAAGGATAAACTAGCTATCATAGCTACTCCTGCAGCTAATCCATCTAATCCATCTATTAAATTTAATGTGTTGGTAATTCCTACTACCCAAAATATAGTTATGGGTATGGAAAAAACACCTAGTTCTATCAATTTAGTAGTTTTGGTGAATGGATTAGTTATTGCATCTATTTTAACATCTCCAATAATCAATACAATAGCTGCCACTATTTGAAATACCAATTTCATCTTAGGACTTAAATCCTTTATATCATCTATTATTCCTGAAACACATATAATACTTCCTCCAATTAAAATAGAGATGAGAGTCTTATTTAAGGGAAGGAATATCAGCGAAGTGATAATAACCGATATATATATAGCTAAGCCTCCCATTAAAGGCATAGGCTTTTTATGTACTCTTCTTTCATCTTTAGGAACATCCATTGCACCAAGTTTTACTGCTATTTTTTTGACTACTGGAGTCATGGATAATGATAAAGCTAATGATATAATAAATGGCATAATAATATACTCCATTCTATTTCGCTCCTTTTATAGTATTCTTATAAAATTTTATATTAGAATAGCGAATAAGTCAATAATTTATGAATACTAAAAATAGAGCGACCTATAGCCGCCCTAATCTATTTAGTTCCAAATAATCTGTCTCCTGCATCTCCTAAGCCTGGAACTATATAAGCATCTTCATTTAATTTTTCATCTATACTTGCAACATATATATCTACATCTGGGTGAGCTTTTTGTACTGCATCTATTCCTTCCGGAGCTGCAATTAAACAAACTAGTTTTATAGAATTACAACCTTTTTCCTTCAAAAAATCTATAGCTGCTGTTGCTGAACCTCCTGTGGCTAACATTGGATCTAATAATATTAATTCCCTTTCTTCAATATCATAGGGTAGTTTACAGTAATATTCTACTGGCTTTAATGTTTCTGGATCTCTGTATAGTCCTATATGACCAACTTTAGCAGCAGGAAGTATACTAAGCATTCCATCTACCATGCCTAATCCAGCTCTTAATATAGGTATTAGTCCTAATTTCTTTCCTGAAATTATCTGTCCTTTTGTGGTAGTTATAGGAGTTTCTATTTCTATTTCCTCCAGCGGTAAATCTCTAGTCACTTCATATGCCATTAGCATGGACACTTCTTTTACCAACTCTCTAAATTCTTTAGAACCTGTATTCTTGTCCCTAATAAATGTAAGTTTATGTTTAATTAGTGGATGATCTAAAACTATAACTTTCCCCATGTATAAGACTCCTTTCCTATTAGAAATACGGGATATACCCAAAGATTATTCTATTTCAATTGTTTCTACATCCTGTGTGATTATATCATAAATTAAGATTCTATATTAGAAATTTTATTTATTCTTCTTTCATGCCTTCCCCCTTGAAATTCTGCCTTTAGCCAAGTGGACACTATTTCAAGGGCTAAATCCTTTCCTATAACTCTTCCGCCTAATGCTAAAATGTTTGCATCATTATGTTCTCTGCTCATTCTTGCTGAGTAAGTATCGCTACATAAAGCACATCTAATTCCAGCTACTTTATTACATGTGATAGATATTCCTATTCCAGTGCCACATATGGCTATACCTCTATCTACTTCTCCTGATACTACTCCTTTAGCTAATTTAAGACCATAATCAGGATAATCAACTGAATCTAGAGAATTAGTGCCATAATCTATATACTCAATGTTTTTTTTATCCAAATATTCCTTTATATACTCTTTAAGTTCATAACCCCCATGATCACTACTTATGCCTATTTTCATTGGTAAATCCTCCCTTTTTTATTATTTCTTCTAATGCCTTTTTAATATCCTCCTTGGTCTTTCTATATACATCTACACTTTTCCCAAAGGGATCTAATACATCCTCTTCTATTCCATAGGCATATTCCTTCAATGTAAATACCTTTCCTTTTAAAAAATCATATTTAGAAAGCAGTGTTTCCTTATGAGATTTAGTCATAGTAAGAATTAAATCTGCATCTTCAACCAAATCTTCATAAATTATATTAGCTTTATGATTACTTATATCTATACCTTCTTCTTTTAATACCTCTACAGCTTCCTCTGAGGCTCTTTGACCATCTAATGTAAATATTCCTGCTGATTTTACCTCTAAATTTAAGCCTTTTTTCTTAGCCATATCATCCAATAGACCTTGAGCCATTGGACTTCTACATGTATTACCAGTACAAACAAAAAGTATATTCATATCTCTCTCCTCATACCCTTATAATATTTCCCCCAGCAGCTTTTTTCATCCTATTCATAATAGCCTTACCTATCCCTTGAGAGTCTACACCTTCTGCTAATATTATATCCACCCCTTTTTCATCAAATTTCCTCAAGGTACTAAATAAATTTCTAGCTATAGCCTCTTTGTTCTTTCTAGTGCCTAAAGACAATATAATACCTTTATTATACTTAGATTTAGTTTCGTCTGTAGCCATAATTCCTACTTTTTTCCCTAATTCTATATATTTATTGGCATATTCATCTATTGCATTAACTATATTATCTAAATTGCCTATAAATAAGTACATTTCTCCCTTTGGTGCATAATGTTTATATTTTTGTCCTGGAGATTTAGGCACAATATTTTCATCATCCTTTATAATACTTAAATCCTCCTCTACATAAGGAAGTATCTCTCTCAATTGTTCTAATGTTACCCCACCTGGTCTAAGTATTAAAGGTTTATCTCCTGACATATCTAGTACTGTAGATTCTACTCCTATGCCTGTTTTTCCTCCATCTATTATCATATGGATTTTCCCATATAAATCCTCTTTCACATGACTTGCTAATGTAGGACTAGGCTTTCCAGAAGTATTAGCACTAGGAGCAGCTATAGGCACATCACTAGCTTTAATTAATGCTAAAGCTACTGGGTGATTGGGCATCCTTATAGCCACTGTATCCAATCCTGCAGTAATACAATCAGGAACCAATTTACTTCTTTTAAACAATAAAGTTAGTGGTCCTGGCCAAAATTTTTCCATCAATTCTTCAGCT
This portion of the Keratinibaculum paraultunense genome encodes:
- the atpG gene encoding ATP synthase F1 subunit gamma, which gives rise to MAETTRDIKRRIRGISNTKQITKAMELVSSAKLKKAREKMAKSRPYYNTIYDNIKQVLRETGNIKHPYLDVRDVKNSLYIVITADRGLAGGFNSNVIRKAEENIRNKKDNIYLITVGLKGREYFKRRGYKIAGEFVGMTEEPDFSHAQDIGKIVMDMFEKEEIDEVYMVYTEFITTISQKVKKLKLLPSEAIREGVSKKGTVIEFEPSPEEVLDYLIPKYIESVIYGALIESSSSQQGARRTAMESATDNAEEMIEELELSYNRARQAAITAEISEIVSGAEALK
- the wecB gene encoding non-hydrolyzing UDP-N-acetylglucosamine 2-epimerase, with the translated sequence MKVLTVFGTRPEGIKMAPIIKVMEKTEGIENIICITAQHREMLDQVLNIFDIEPDYDLNIFKPGQTLTEITTRALEGLERVIIETNPDVLLVQGDTTTVFSGALAAFYQKVKIGHVEAGLRSGNLYSPYPEEANRRLTGVLTDFHFAPTENNRQNLLREGYPDDRIFITGNTVIDALNYVVKEDYEFKDSKLNSIDYKNKRVILLTSHRRENIGKPMEDIFSAVRDIVNKYSDVELIFPIHLNPKVRDIAHRVFDNQERVHIIEPLDYEPFTNLMARSYLVVTDSGGLQEEAPSLGKPVLVIREETERPEGIEAGTAKLVGTQYDNVYRELDILLSNEEEYHKMANAVNPYGDGKASERIVDIISQNYKYSK
- a CDS encoding ATP synthase subunit I; this translates as MFNDENIVDTIIKRTIILSFIIIGIIIIGIKNPEPFVLGYIFGVSVNILTFKLMEKSIEKAVTMEPSKAYGYSVKQYMIRYLIYAIVLTVGVLADYLSILTIVLGLFMIKIVILSMAVVDQLKNKFK
- a CDS encoding F0F1 ATP synthase subunit delta; its protein translation is MAKLISNRYAYALFEAGLELNKLDEFKKDLEIIVHTLDMEPQIQDILSHPKISKNEKKDFVSNVFGKMVCQEMINFLYVIIDKRRESYFMSISNEFKKLFNEHENILEVTAITAVPMDKKAQDRLKVILGNKMNKTINLRNVVDKDIIGGVLLRIENKIIDGTIKGQLESMEKVIKNVSL
- a CDS encoding glycosyltransferase family 4 protein; translation: MEYIIMPFIISLALSLSMTPVVKKIAVKLGAMDVPKDERRVHKKPMPLMGGLAIYISVIITSLIFLPLNKTLISILIGGSIICVSGIIDDIKDLSPKMKLVFQIVAAIVLIIGDVKIDAITNPFTKTTKLIELGVFSIPITIFWVVGITNTLNLIDGLDGLAAGVAMIASLSFLFVAGKFNYVPVMIISSIIAGSCLGFLPYNFNPASIFMGDTGALFLGFMLASLSIEGVMKSVATIAVVVPIIILGVPIFDTTFAIFRRLLNGKSIAEADKGHLHHRLLKMGYSQKKTVLILYGISAIFGICAGLIAKTNSKRAVIMSIVVFIITILLAGKMGLYNSKKEE
- the atpA gene encoding F0F1 ATP synthase subunit alpha, which translates into the protein MALRPEEISSVIKEQIKRYEKKLDMVDVGTVIQVGDGIARVHGLERCMAGELIEFPGEVYGMALNLEEDNVGCVLLGPDKGIKEGDIVKKTDRIVEVPVGDVMIGRVVNALGQPIDGKGPINAKKFRPIERIAPGVITRKSVDQPLQTGIKAIDSMFPIGRGQRELIIGDRQTGKTAIAVDTIINQKDQDVICIYVAIGQKQSTVAQIVDVFEKEGAMDYTIVVSATASELAPLQYIAPYAGVSMGEEFMDQGKDVLIVYDDLSKHAIAYRAMSLLLRRPPGREAYPGDVFYLHSRLLERSAKLDEKYGGGSITALPIVETLAGDISAYIPTNVISITDGQIFLETDLFFAGQRPAINTGLSVSRVGGAAQIEAMKKVAGSLKLELAQYRDLAAFAQFGSELDKDTRERLAQGERIMEILKQPQYRPVSVEHQVIILYVALNKYLTDIPVDEISQFEGDFLNFVDNNYPEIVESIKETKDLTEETEQKIIEAIEEFKKSI
- the atpF gene encoding F0F1 ATP synthase subunit B, which encodes MDIQVRVIPDFVSMILVLLAFLVLLLILGKLLYKPVSEALEKRRENIQKNIDDAKASKEEALALKKEYETKILEAKKESQEIIEQGRKRGEEVRESIIIEAKEEANNIIEKAKKEIQVEKEKAILDVQMKAGDMAVLIASKVIKENIDMAKQQDLINKFVDEVGTKEWQN
- a CDS encoding AtpZ/AtpI family protein → MSKKKNKNMYKNLVFITQVGLSIIAPILLGVYLGDLLDKKLNKDMIFKLIFILIGAGAGFLNLFKLIDKK
- the atpD gene encoding F0F1 ATP synthase subunit beta, encoding MKKNIGKIVQIIGPVVDIRFSDENLPELLNAIEIDNHGERLVVEVAQHIGDNTVRCVAMGTTDGLIRGMEAVDTGKPITVPVGKETLGRLFNVLGEPIDEKGEVKAKQTLPIHRPAPSFEEQETSREIFETGIKVVDLIAPYSKGGKIGLFGGAGVGKTVLIMELINNIAIQHGGISVFAGVGERTREGNDLYYEMIESGVIDKTTLVFGQMNEPPGSRMRVGLTGLTMAEYFRDVEGQDVLLFIDNIFRFTQAGSEVSALLGRMPSAVGYQPTLATEMGALQERITSTKKGSITSVQAVYVPADDLTDPAPATTFAHLDATTVLSRQIAELGIYPAVDPLDSTSRILDPEVVGEEHYEVARGVQEVLQRYKDLQDIIAILGIDELSDEDKLTVSRARKIQRFLSQPFFVAEQFTGMKGRYVPINETVRGFKEILEGKHDDVPEQAFFMVGTIDEVLEKAKKMEG
- the atpC gene encoding ATP synthase F1 subunit epsilon, yielding MGFMLKIVAPDREFFSGEVDRVIVRGIEGDLAVLKNRAPIVTPLAIGKIRILEGDKERIAAVTNGYLSVTKEETTIITDAAEWPEEIDVERAKEAKLRAEKRLKEMPEGLDIARAELALKRALNRLEVANLKKFDDGKFK
- the atpB gene encoding F0F1 ATP synthase subunit A; the protein is MTIEFVVNMFGKTFVIPETVVNVWLIVIVLFIFALIVNSKVKKLKVDEKPSNFLNVIEMYVEIINNLVKDTMGKKHIKSFGPYIFTLMTFLLFANLIGLIGFTPPTSDYSVTLTLALITFTLTQFFGLKNNGFVGYLKGFTEPIALLTPLNVIGEIANPVSLSFRLFGNVMAGTLLMTLIYNAVGFFAPLVAPLPHAYFDIFSGVLQSFIFTMLTMVFIGGNLD
- the atpE gene encoding ATP synthase F0 subunit C, with translation MLQGITSEAFILGCSAIGAGLAMIAGIGPGIGQGHAAGRGAEAVGRQPEAQADIVRTMLLGQAVAETTGIYGLIIAIILLFVRPLLTAYLNLGL